The stretch of DNA GCACTGCATCCGAATTTGGATAAACCTACAagcaaaaatacagaaaacttaagacaaccccaaaaatctcataaaaagaatatttacagGAATATTCCAGAGTCCATCGATATCACCATTGCTCTCTTGCTCAGAAATCTCTCCCTTGGCTGGCATCTTCTCATCCGTCCGGATATTGAGGCTATCCGCTGAGGGGGCACGACTCACACCCATTGAATGCGTTCGACATGTATCGAGATCCACATAGGAATTCTGATTGCTCTCCAGCTGAGTGTACTGCTCCCAGGAGAGATCCTCATTCATAATACCCATCGGAGAGAAGCGCACTGAACGATCATTTGAGAAGATCTCCCCTTCGCTCTCATTGTAGCCCAGAAATTCGGTAAATCCATAATCAAATCTACTTGGTCCAGCAGCTTCCTCGAAGAATCCCTGAGAGTTTGGAGCAACAAATTCCGCACGATTTGACGACGTGCCAGCCGATGAGGATGTTGAAGAGCTACTTGAGGATGAAGCTGAAGTCCCAGCAGACGAGGAGGAGGATGAAGATGATGAGCACGAGGGGAAGATTTTGTTGCTTTTCTCCTCTTCCACTTCAACTTCTTCAATTGTAAAGACCTCCGATTGATCTTCGTGAATTTCAATTGGCTGAGTTCCCTCTTCTGTCTTCACGTTTTCCTGAGAAGACACAACTTCCGACGTTTCTATGGGAATCTCCATAACTGTGTATGTTTCCTTCATTTCTGCATCATTATTCGGTACCTCTGGAACCGCCTCATTGTCCTCCAATACAATAACATTATCAGCCTCATGCACAGATTCATCTTTGTCCTCCTCCTTCATTGTAGAATCTTCCTGGCATGTGTTTGCAGTGAGATCAACACTATTGCTTACATCTTCCTCCTTCCGATGACTCTCTTCACTCTCTTGATCATTTTCCTGCCTTTCCTGCACATCTTCCTTCACAGTACCATCCTCCGATTTTACTTCTTCCTCATCCACATCAATGGATTCCTGAGCTACGACTTCCTGGCCTGCTTTTGACGTCGAGGGCACGTTCtggggaattttattaatctccACCTCTTGCGCTGGCTCAATTTTAACCTCATCTGGCGTGTCATGTATTACAATGGGATTCTTAAACTTCACAACAAGCTTCTTTGGTGCTTTTGCGAGGTATTTCCGTGGAGCTACTGGGGAGAAGTTGCTTGAGGATGTTGGCAGTGTTTCTTGTTTCTTATCTTCCTCAATTGGCTTTTGCTGCTCCTCCGTATCATCCTCAATCTTTATCACCGGCACCATGGGCAGTGGTGCTGAAGCTGACGTTACCATTCGTATAACACTCGTTTTGGCCACTCTGACGCCTTCATTGCGCTTCGAATTATCATCCTCTGTGCCATCGGAGTTTCTTATCAAATCAGTGGCACCCTTTTTAGCAGAAATAGGAGATTCTCGCACCTTTGACTGCTGATAGATGATATCCTGCATTTTGAGGTTGTCTTTTGGTGATAGTTTGACATCACTCAGAACACGGAAGCCAGTAGATTTGCTGACCTTTTCATCAGTCTTCATCTCAGGCACCTTTACAGTGTCTGGCTCAATGATTTGCACATCATCTTCTGTATTTTCCAATGGAGCCTCTTCTTCGCACTGAACCTCACATTCCTCCTGATTTTCTATTGCACTATCTTGTGTCTCATAGTAGGGGTCTTCCTCTTCGGCCAGATGCATCATATCTTCCCCAGGGAAATACGAATTATAGGAATCCTGCTTTTTGACCGTCATAACGGCGCATGGCCAGGAAGTGGTTGGTTGAACCGCTGAAGAGACCACCTGAGTGGGTAGCAATGTAGCCACATAGGGCTGACTAGCTGCCTCTATGGGTTGATGGGTGGTTCTACGTCGAATTAGCTGGGTACTCCGACTATTGACAATCATCACATTACCCTGGGGCATCTCAATGTAGTTTTGGGACTGCCCCATGGGGGCCCCCTGGTGCTTCACCATACCCATCATGTGTGGCTGCATGGCCACAGAGGTCGAAGCAACGGGAGCCCTTGACATGGTCAATGAGGCAAGGGCAGAGATGACACTCTCCTTGGGATGGGTCTCCAGATGGGCCTCCAGGGTCATGCCCTGGAGCAGGAAGAGGTGGCACACGGGACATTGGATTTGTGGGAACATTCTTACAGCTCAATTGTCCTTTCACCCTCAATTTCTCTCGCACTCAGCACTCATCGATTCCTTCCgcctttgagaaaaaatgttacaaTAGAACACACACCATTTTGTTTCTCATGACATCACTTGGCAATTCCGTAATTTACCACGGGATTTACGTACTTTCCCCAGCACCCCTGGTGCCCCCAATATGCCGAATGTACTCCCTTGGGCCCCTTAAGCACTTTGCATTAACTTCTGGGGGCGCTTTTGGGAGGAATTGCGTGGAAAAtgcgtgagaaaaaaatcacttttctcaATCGATCTTCTCGACGAGGTCGTTGCGCATTTGTCACAAAATTCCCAGCATTCTTTCACTTTTCCGCCCCACAGACGAGATTTCCAGCAACTAAACACTTTTCTTCACACTCCAATGGGATTTAGGGATCACGTAGATACCaaaattttccggaaaatgcACTACTAATTAGCGaggaattaaaaatacatagagaagaaaaattatgacaGTCGCCACATGAATCCCAATAAAACGTAGTCCTGTTTTGTTAGACAAGGGATGTGGAGAATCTTGGGATGTGTCATGCGATTTTCACACGGAATCCAACAATGCTATGTTTTTTTCCTATAATTGTATGTctcaaaattacttaaaaaatcttatttttttaatctacgttgttttaaattattttaaaaagtgtttatttaatttctttcaaaatactttacaaagaatatgaaaatctaaccagaaaattaaataaatcaatttctattagattttggattaaattgcaattgagCCTCCTTTTGGGACATCCCAATAATAATAGAGCAACATCTttttcgacgtgcccgaatattatgaaccatattcctatcttttaacataggagtatggttcataatatTCGGGAGCGtcgttttaaaaaaagttacttTTGTGCCACATCTgcatttttgtgtgtttttgcAATAAAGGGCGATGTCGAAGAAAAACCCACTGCTTTCGTCTGCAGGACTCACCTTTGATGATTTCACCCACAATGCCAGGTAAAtcgaaaaatcttcaatgaatgtaaaaaaggtacagataaaaaaaagttgatgtTCAATCATCTCTCAGATTGATGCCAGCTGCAGCTCCTGTTCCTGTGGCAACGGTTGTCCCGGATGTCCAAGGATCACGTGGACATTCTGAGGAACCAAAAGGTAAGAGACTCTAGGAAGGCTTCTTTTATTACCCACAATTTATTAACCTACACCGCagtagaaaattcttaagaaatggCATGATTGGCATGATTTGGTTTacaaaagaagatgaagaagataGATTAGAATCCTCATTAGCGTTGTTCCATTCGTGTCCTTTCGGTACGATAGACAGGTAGATCGCGAGAGGCACGTTTTCTCTGATAACACCAACGGCAGAGGAAGATTAGGAGAACAATGAGGATGATCAGGAGGATGCAACCGAGAACGACAGCTGCGATAGCGGCTTCACTCAGCCAGATATCACGGACATCCAATGAGattgatttttgattattGGCAAGATCGAAAGCTGTTATCGTAACGCGTGGCTGGCAGCAAGATGCCGAGTAGGTTGCCAAGACGGGATCCCTGGTGCCGGCAGTGAATTGATTTCGGTACAAAAGTCCTCGTGGTTGGGATTGAATCCTCAAAACTCCCGTCTCCCAATCTTGTGCTGAAACCTCAACAGACCACACGTGTCCAGCACAATTTCCCGGAGAACTTCGCCACTCACAGCGACTCCCATAGGTCCAGTACATCCACGGAGCAGATGAATCCTGTGTGGAATAGAACAGGATGTGGATCAAATAGTATGACAATCAGAACAATTTAAATCACTCACCTGAGTGGAGGTGGCACTTGAGACTGTTACGTAAACTGATTGAACTACATTCACAATGCCATTGGCAGTAAATGTTACTCTATCCCTGAGTCCTACTTCGACTGTTGGTGGGATTTGTAGGACCACAGTAACAACCAGAGTCTGACCAGGTCCAAGATTAGCTCTAAAAATGAAGTCAGAGCAATGAgaagaattatttcaattgaagATAAAAGAGAAAACTCACTGAGGAGGATTGATTGTGCGGAGGAATCTATGCTCATCAACTGCTTGGAAGTTCATGAAGAGTGTTGTGTAGCGTAAATTCGTCACTTCAAAGTAGATCTGTGAATGAAAGGTCAATGAAaggaacattttatttatctaatgCAGAGGCTCTTCCTTAAATTCTTTCCTctgatgaaagaaatttttaccgCAGCGATAAGGAAGAAATTAGCAATGATAAGAACACATTGTTATCGTGTTTACAGCATAAATTCTCTTGTCTAACAGCAATATTCTTTTTGAGTttgcaaattcattttatcattgaattgaatttcaattaatcacaaaaatctttcagatCAAGAATTAAATTTGGCCTTACCATTGCTGTGGTTCCTGGGCTAGTCATCAAACGCGATTGGGGTGAAATGTTGACCGTGAGCACGGATTCAATGACCCTCTCGGAGACTTTTGTATCTTTGACTTCTGTCGTCTCAATCTCAGCATCTTCCTGATCATCCAAAAGCTCCACATCATTCTCCAATGATTCTATTCGATCATTTCCATCCACAAATTGAATCTGAGCACTTCGGGGCGCTGCAAAAAAGTGTCCGggatctaattaatttttttctgcattcttCGTCTCAAGGGCTCCAAATGTTAATGtcaatgttttaatttttggtgtTCTCTTTGACCTATATATATTAGTAGTGTTTTTGCTCCTCAATGATCGTCATTCATCAAGTTGTACGCAgcgtgtaaaaaaaaagtctcaaagaGATTCGCAAAACTAACCAACGTCATGGACATTTTGTTAGATAATTGTGATGAATATTGCGCGAGGGAAAAAATAAGAGGCGCGCGCTTATCTTGTAAGAATGAAATGTTTATTCCTCTCGTATTGGCACTCCCGGAATCATTCACGAGATTCCACGGATCATCTCTATCTTCTTGCGTAGCTTTTGTGGGGGATATGTTGTCGTGATaaaggcaaaagaaaatgattcagagagaaccttttttttttgggtcgCTATTCAGCACATTCCAATCCAATGCGCGAGCAATGGTTTCTTGTCCAAAGTCCTGCTTAATCGCGcgttaaaatacatttttccttcctttgtCGCTTGACAATGAGTTTCTATAGTTCCTCCTAATTAGATAACCCAGTGAATGTGTAAATAATCGCATtacaaatttcaatttaacaaaatctCTGAATCAGCCAGAATTTCATCATAAGGGATGTAc from Lutzomyia longipalpis isolate SR_M1_2022 chromosome 1, ASM2433408v1 encodes:
- the LOC129787268 gene encoding uncharacterized protein LOC129787268, which codes for MFPQIQCPVCHLFLLQGMTLEAHLETHPKESVISALASLTMSRAPVASTSVAMQPHMMGMVKHQGAPMGQSQNYIEMPQGNVMIVNSRSTQLIRRRTTHQPIEAASQPYVATLLPTQVVSSAVQPTTSWPCAVMTVKKQDSYNSYFPGEDMMHLAEEEDPYYETQDSAIENQEECEVQCEEEAPLENTEDDVQIIEPDTVKVPEMKTDEKVSKSTGFRVLSDVKLSPKDNLKMQDIIYQQSKVRESPISAKKGATDLIRNSDGTEDDNSKRNEGVRVAKTSVIRMVTSASAPLPMVPVIKIEDDTEEQQKPIEEDKKQETLPTSSSNFSPVAPRKYLAKAPKKLVVKFKNPIVIHDTPDEVKIEPAQEVEINKIPQNVPSTSKAGQEVVAQESIDVDEEEVKSEDGTVKEDVQERQENDQESEESHRKEEDVSNSVDLTANTCQEDSTMKEEDKDESVHEADNVIVLEDNEAVPEVPNNDAEMKETYTVMEIPIETSEVVSSQENVKTEEGTQPIEIHEDQSEVFTIEEVEVEEEKSNKIFPSCSSSSSSSSSAGTSASSSSSSSTSSSAGTSSNRAEFVAPNSQGFFEEAAGPSRFDYGFTEFLGYNESEGEIFSNDRSVRFSPMGIMNEDLSWEQYTQLESNQNSYVDLDTCRTHSMGVSRAPSADSLNIRTDEKMPAKGEISEQESNGDIDGLWNIPVYPNSDAVPRFSSSYDMSVARESWSLSSDQNNHQDASEIATHIIPKFTSLTAENDEDQKSLVPLLGDLDNTSTFKKTTKKLVSKPPGRMLKYPCSMCSRSFRLYRQRKYHLMNEHQEVLAAQKKIKRANCKIKTEPPAATVTTTTEASVSQSEDEKTSNYPTSTFFIDFNLKQLKEKQTFSTEMQNLITAFKTKRFYFCMTCKGQFSRIRDYDKHLSIHPSECYSCGKMFKSWKSLLIHLKRHLGINEYTCRPCNKQFSSRQSLAEHERMHSGENPIKCPLCPRTFRRQSNLLQHRNNHHMKIRPRLKDYLCHCGEVFHTKAKFLWHKETHEKIPKGCPFCRERFIHRNSLSRHIRLAHAEKYIEIKKETVACHICHKHYLKTSIKTHLMIHTEQVNFECSICNKTFSTKWNLKMHKWIHASRSAMPFKCPTCPKAFIRQSDLQDHLNRHKSIKPFTCDYCGCQFGRKYNWLRHTREHITEKQHTCNICGKSFHRAYYLKEHSRSHTNERPYECIICGKTSATKTNHNKHVKIHHARDPLTAEG